The DNA region CCGCCGGGCAGCGAGGACGACGAGACGGTCTTGCGGTTCGCGGGCCGACACGCGGCCCGCCTTGGCTCCTGCACTTCGTCTATCTTCGGGGTCAGCGACGTTCTCCCGTTGGGCTTCCACAAGGGCTCCTGttgctggtggtggtgatGGTGGTGGTACAAGGTTGGCTTGATCACCGGCGATTCAGTCGCCCTGAGCACCTTATCGCCGTCGCCCGGGCTGTTCGCGGGCCCCAGCTCCTTGGGGCTGATCGACTCGTCGTTCCTGTACGCCGGCTTCGAAGTAGAGGGCAGGATGACCTTGGGGTAGTTCGCGAGCGCGGCCGGGGTCATGCGGGACTCCGGCGACGACGTGGCGCCTGCTCCGCCGCCcgacgacgacgacttGGGCGTCGGCTCGTCGTTGTGCCATTTCGACCCGGCCCGGTCGCCTATGCTGCTCTCGGGCAGTCTGAAGATCGCGTCGTCCCACGCGTTCGCGCTCGCGTCCGTATGCAGCACGGGAgagctgttcttgaactgCTCCGCCGCATACTGCCGCCGCGAACTGCTCGACGCCGCCGCAGGCTTGATCCGCGGGCTGTTCTTGCTGATCTTGGCGCCGATACCCGCCGTCGCCGAGCTGtaatgcttcttcttcgcccTCCCGCCACCAGAGTTCACCTTCGACAGCGACGTGATCGTCGACTCCGGCAGCGCAAAATTCACGATCGGAGCCTGGTCGATAGCGGTCAGCGCTGGCGAGCTGAGCGGCGAAAACTGGCTCACCGCGCCCGGCTTGCTCGACTTCCTCCGCAGGCTCGAGAGCGAAGTCGTCGAGCTGCTCGCCATCGAGCCGTTCAGAAACGGCGTCGTCGTGGTCGTGTTGGGACCCGACCCGGTACCCGCCTGCGGTAGCATGAACGGCGTATCGTACGTCCCCAGCGACGTCGACCTCGTCGGCATCACCAGCGGCGAAGAGATCGGCGAAAACACCATGTCCGGCCGCACCACCCCGCCCTCCGCGCCTTTGTTCGGTATGCTGAGCGGCTCGATCCCGGGCGCGCCCGCCTCCTCTTTGGCCCGCTCGCCGTCCCGCCGGACAAACAGCGAATGCGACAGACGGTCTAAGTCCTCCATTGCGTCCGGCCCCCAGTGAgtcgacgacgacgatcTCGTCGACTCTCGTCCCTGTAGCGTGTGgtcgtcgtcatcgccCTCTCCATGGTGCCCGTCCTCATGCAAATACTCGTCAACCTGGTCCAGCACGCTCCTAGATGCTCCAGGAACGTCCAACATCTCGTCGTGCATCTACTGCCACTACCACTGGTTTCTCTCCAGCTTGGACGAAGAAACACCAACTCTAATCACTATTCGAAGATCGCCAGAAAACGAACGCTAAAAAAGAATGAAAAAAAGTATGTGACTAGCAGTACTTTACTCGCTTCATAGAGGGGAACCAAAAATCCCCCGGAATGGACCTACACCATATCTCTGCACTACATACTACCAGACGTACCGTTGTTGCATTGTGTATACGCTCGGTGGCAGATAGTTTCCCGTTCCGTCCAGAAAGACAAAAAGCGAACTCAGTCAGCCACGTGCGTCGCCTGCAATTTAATTTCCGTCTCCGAGAGCGCGCGCGGCGCGCCGCGGCGcgctcggcggctatttcAGCCGCTTCTTGCcgttgatcttggagaTCTCGTGCTTGGTGATGACGAGCCCGTTTCGGGTCGACTTGCCGACGGTGTGTATCTTAAGGCCTCTCTGGCGCCTCTTGTTGGCGAGAGTctgttttttcttgatgctgGTCCCGATGCGTCTTTCGATGTCGTTTCGGTATGTCTTGTCGATCTTGCGGAACTGGCCCCGTTTCACGCTGGAGAGGACGACTCCTCCGTCGCGGGCTTCTGTTTCGTGCTTCTTGATCCTCTGCAGGTGTTTTTCGACCATTCCTTTCCTTATCTGGATCGGtatcttttccagcttgTTCAGCTTTGTCTCGCTGCCGTTGGTGGCGGAGAGCTCGCGCAGTCGCATCTCGAGGGTGCGGGACCTTGCCTTGCCCGCCAGGGAGTCGTCTGTGTGGAGAGCGCTCAGCAGGTTGGACTCCTTGAGGAATCGTTGCAGCTCGATGTCGTTTTTCAGGTTTTCCCTCTCCAGGTGCTGgtcctcgtcgtcgctTGGCGGCGGGTGGTTTTTCTTGGCTGCGCGAAGCGGCGTGCCGCTTCGCAGCAGCCGTTGTTCCTTCTTGGAGGGCGGCACGTATTCATCGGCAGGCCCGCTGAATCTTATCACTCGCGGTTGCGGCTCCTGTTCGCTTTCGACGTCGCTCCCGCTGTCCTGTTCGTCTTGTTCGCTGTTGCTGTCGGTTTCGGGTTCGGCGCGGTGTTTGGTCCTGTCTTGGAATCCCATAGACTCTAGGGAGCCGAACTGGCGCTCGAAGGCGCTGCGTTGGATCTCGAGAAGCCGGGCGTCGTCGCTCATCGTGTCGACGGCCGTctgctggtgctggtgcTTAGGCTCATCGCAgtgcaatttttcactgGGGGTCCAGGCTAAAAATTGCGTGTCACAAGAGACGGTCGCGCTGGTTAGACTTGGCACTGCACCTGTAGCAGCGGTTGTGGCCGGAATGACTAGGTTTGTAGGGTGCATTGACCTCCATAACGGCCAGGTCAAGCAGATCGTGGGCGGCACTTTGACCGAGAGCGAGCAGGAGGCTCCTAGGACGAATTTTGTGTCGCAGCACTCGTCGTCGTACTACGCGGGCCTGTACAAGCAGAAGGGCGTCACCGGATGCCATGTCATCAAGCTGGGCCCGAACAACGACGAGGCAGCGCTGGAAGCGTTGAAAAGCGCTCCGCAGTTTCTGCAGGTCGGCGGCGGGATCAACAACTCCAACTGTCAGCAGTGGCTGCGGTACGCAAGCAAGGTGATCGTGACAAGCTGGCTGTTCGACGCGGAGGGCCGCTTCGAGTTGGGAAAACTGGCTGAAATGGCCAGGATATGCGGTAAAGACCGTCTGGTCGTCGATTTGAGCTGTCGCAAGAAAATGGACAACGGAGAGTCCCGCTGGATAGTCGCGATGAACAAATGGCAGAAGCTCACGGACCTGGAGCTCAGCGAACAGACTTTCCGGTCGCTCTGTCGGTACACGGACGAGTTCCTTATTCACGCGGCCGACGTAGAGGGTCTGTGTCGCGGCATCGACGAAGAGCTCGTGGCAAAACTGTACGAATGGACCAGGGAGCTGCCCAGCAACGTCAAGATCGTCTACGCGGGCGGCGCCAAGAGCTTTTCCGACTTGGAGCTTGTGGAAAGGCTGAGCCGCGGCAAGGTGGATCTGACTTACGGCAGTTCGCTGGACATATTTGGCGGTGACCTCGTAGCGTTCGACGAATGCTGCCAATGGAATGAATCTCATTAGTTATATCATGTACTTTTACAGAATTGTCAGACTTTTTTTTACAAATCACCACGCCTCGTCGTAAGCACCGCTCCCGTTGCCGTAGGGTATTTGGTCTTGCATTCCATCCATTGCAACGTCCGGGGCGCCCGGCTCGCTAGTGCCGGGCATGCCGGCGTGCGCCGCCGTGGCAAAATTAACCCTATCCTGGTCCATCTGATTCAGCGCGAGAAGTATCGAGGCGACTTTCTTTTGAAGTGTGTCGATGCCCCTCAGCACAACCTGATCGGAGCTGATTGACCCGACCGTTTCAACGTTCATGTAAAAAGTGTTGGCTTTAGCTGTGTAATCAAATGCATCGTCCTTGTTCGGTGGATCTTCGTATTCGCTGTTTTTCGACGCGGGCCATTCCTTCGCGATATCCTGCTCGTACCAATAGTCTGTGTGTTTTAGTTTGTTCCATGGGTCGTATTCAAACTCTATGGCGGCTGCGGGACCCCACTTGGCGTGCTCCTTCGCTATGCCCTTCTTTGCCACACACTTCATCGACAGCTCTTGGCCCTTCCTCAGTTTACAAATCAACACACCGTTCGCCTCTTTATCCTGTATGATGGGATGCCCTATATTGCGTCCCATCAGATTCGAAACGATAACCAAGTCCTTGGCGTATACGTTCGTTGTACTTTCACTCTCGCCAATCGCGTGTAGCGTCAATACCACCGAACATTTGTCGCAATGGTCCTCGCAGAAACAGTCGCGACAGTATTCCAGCTGTTCGATGTCCGCACTTTGGAGAGGAATCAGCCCCAGCCGGTGGGCGATAAACTCATCGGCCAGAACCGTAGTATTTGTCTCAATTTCAACAGAGTCTATGGCCAACGTCGGAATCTCGGCAATCATTATCCTACGCAGAGAGTTGGCCAACGCCAAGTCGACATCAGACAGGATAAAATCCACATTATCTCTGGTTGCCTCTCTAATCTTCACTTGCGGACCTGATTCACTCATCACGGCAACTGAAACAACCTCCAGGGCTCTCTACTTGCTCGCTGTAATGTTGATATTTGACTAGTTTGATGATAAACTAGTAAGCTGAATAGAAAAATTGGGCGAAGAACCAGGGTCGCTTTTAACGTTCAAGGTAACACAGCTATACAGCTTTATATAAAGAGCAGTAAGGCCAAGATGAATGCCAGTTATGCTGTTCCAGATACCAGATTTGAGCAGACTTTCAGGAGAGCTTTGGCGAGAGAGGCGGAGAGGGAGAGGGCTTCgcaatggaagaaaatgGGTATAGTAGATCCTGTGGTGATCAGCCAGCTTCAGAAAGTGCAGCCACCTAAGATAAGCAAACTTGTGGTGTGCAAAGTGGTGGTCCGTGATGTAATACTGATGCCGCTCGTTCAGGGTTTGCTTTGGACGAGCATTTTGATCTTCATGAAACCTTGGTTGCGGCAGGTGGTGTACCAGGGCCGCAGGCTGGGCAGTTCGATATATAAGCTGGTTTTGGGTACCGATCTTGTAAAAGCCAAGAAACGTATATGACTCTTCTATATTATACAGGATTCATACCACAGCTGATCATTCAATGCATTCGTTTACCCTTGGGCTGATTGGTGAGCTATTTACAAAATGCGGAGGGTGGCGAGCTGATGGCGACTAGGTGAACTGTCTGGAGCCGCCGCGGACGAACTCCAGGATCTTCCAGCCTTCAGTctcctcatcgtcgatCTGCTCCGGATCACGAGTGAAGACCATCGCGTACGAGCTCATCATGATGTTGGACTCGTGGCCTGCGGCCACTTCGCCCGTCTTTGCCCTTCTGTAGAGGTGGATCTCCTGCGCTCTACATCCAACAACCAGCACAGGTATGTCCTGTGGAGGCAGCATCTTGGCACTGACGATCTCTACGCCCCTGATGTCGAGAATACGGCCATCGGCAAACAGTTGCTGTTCCCTGAACGCCTTCTGTTGAGCGGCATAGACGTTGTATGGCGCTTCGCTGAGCCACTTTTTCAACACCTTCTCGTCTCCCTTGACGTAAGCCTCTAGGATCTCGGGAATGATGTACTCTCTCAGATGTTTGGTGAAAGACTCGTTGCTGAAAGTAGTGTCCATCATCTTGAACTGGCCCAAGACACGAGCAGCCTCGGTCTCCGCGAAGAACCCGCCGATCTTGCCGAAAACCTTCCTCAAGAACACAATCAAAGGGTTGCCACTTTCGTCCCACAGTCTGCTCTTTATGCGATGCAACGCGCGCCCAACCAGCGTCTTTTCCTTAAAATCCTCCACTTTCTTCCCAAACGACTCCTTAGCTGCAATGTTGGTCGCCACCAGCGCTGTTCCGGCTTCTTCGTTCCCCTTCACGGCTCTGGTCCGCTTCCCCGACAACAGATCCTGCTCCCGCTTGAGTCTTCTCTGCTCTTTGGTCAAAAACCCCCCGTACCGCGAGCTGCTTCCGTCGTCCATCACTTCGGACACGTCCTTGTAGATCTTGGTCTGTCTCACGGGTTCAAGACTCT from Torulaspora globosa chromosome 3, complete sequence includes:
- a CDS encoding uncharacterized protein (ancestral locus Anc_7.195), translating into MNASYAVPDTRFEQTFRRALAREAERERASQWKKMGIVDPVVISQLQKVQPPKISKLVVCKVVVRDVILMPLVQGLLWTSILIFMKPWLRQVVYQGRRLGSSIYKLVLGTDLVKAKKRI
- the HIS6 gene encoding 1-(5-phosphoribosyl)-5- ((5-phosphoribosylamino)methylideneamino)imidazole-4-carboxamide isomerase HIS6 (ancestral locus Anc_7.193), which encodes MTSPFRVDLPTVCILRPLWRLLLARVCFFLMLVPMRLSMSFRYVLSILRNWPRFTLERTTPPSRASVSCFLILCRCFSTIPFLIWIGIFSSLFSFVSLPLVAESSRSRISRVRDLALPARESSVWRALSRLDSLRNRCSSMSFFRFSLSRCWSSSSLGGGWFFLAARSGVPLRSSRCSFLEGGTYSSAGPLNLITRGCGSCSLSTSLPLSCSSCSLLLSVSGSARCLVLSWNPIDSREPNWRSKALRWISRSRASSLIVSTAVCWCWCLGSSQCNFSLGVQAKNCVSQETVALVRLGTAPVAAVVAGMTRFVGCIDLHNGQVKQIVGGTLTESEQEAPRTNFVSQHSSSYYAGLYKQKGVTGCHVIKLGPNNDEAALEALKSAPQFLQVGGGINNSNCQQWLRYASKVIVTSWLFDAEGRFELGKLAEMARICGKDRLVVDLSCRKKMDNGESRWIVAMNKWQKLTDLELSEQTFRSLCRYTDEFLIHAADVEGLCRGIDEELVAKLYEWTRELPSNVKIVYAGGAKSFSDLELVERLSRGKVDLTYGSSLDIFGGDLVAFDECCQWNESH
- the RPB3 gene encoding DNA-directed RNA polymerase II core subunit RPB3 (ancestral locus Anc_7.194) — translated: MSESGPQVKIREATRDNVDFILSDVDLALANSLRRIMIAEIPTLAIDSVEIETNTTVLADEFIAHRLGLIPLQSADIEQLEYCRDCFCEDHCDKCSVVLTLHAIGESESTTNVYAKDLVIVSNLMGRNIGHPIIQDKEANGVLICKLRKGQELSMKCVAKKGIAKEHAKWGPAAAIEFEYDPWNKLKHTDYWYEQDIAKEWPASKNSEYEDPPNKDDAFDYTAKANTFYMNVETVGSISSDQVVLRGIDTLQKKVASILLALNQMDQDRVNFATAAHAGMPGTSEPGAPDVAMDGMQDQIPYGNGSGAYDEAW
- the TIM44 gene encoding protein translocase subunit TIM44 (ancestral locus Anc_7.196); translated protein: MMLGGGMGTRSVAVAARRGAVLGGSRALFSSSSHRLQNPRSPIQIFRETFKKEWQKSQELQDNIKTLQDASGKLGESEAYKKAREAYVRAQKGSTIVGKTLKKTGETMEDIAARAWDSEIAKSTRQAASATAKKIDESLEPVRQTKIYKDVSEVMDDGSSSRYGGFLTKEQRRLKREQDLLSGKRTRAVKGNEEAGTALVATNIAAKESFGKKVEDFKEKTLVGRALHRIKSRLWDESGNPLIVFLRKVFGKIGGFFAETEAARVLGQFKMMDTTFSNESFTKHLREYIIPEILEAYVKGDEKVLKKWLSEAPYNVYAAQQKAFREQQLFADGRILDIRGVEIVSAKMLPPQDIPVLVVGCRAQEIHLYRRAKTGEVAAGHESNIMMSSYAMVFTRDPEQIDDEETEGWKILEFVRGGSRQFT
- the PHO4 gene encoding phosphate-sensing transcription factor PHO4 (ancestral locus Anc_7.191) → MHDEMLDVPGASRSVLDQVDEYLHEDGHHGEGDDDDHTLQGRESTRSSSSTHWGPDAMEDLDRLSHSLFVRRDGERAKEEAGAPGIEPLSIPNKGAEGGVVRPDMVFSPISSPLVMPTRSTSLGTYDTPFMLPQAGTGSGPNTTTTTPFLNGSMASSSTTSLSSLRRKSSKPGAVSQFSPLSSPALTAIDQAPIVNFALPESTITSLSKVNSGGGRAKKKHYSSATAGIGAKISKNSPRIKPAAASSSSRRQYAAEQFKNSSPVLHTDASANAWDDAIFRLPESSIGDRAGSKWHNDEPTPKSSSSGGGAGATSSPESRMTPAALANYPKVILPSTSKPAYRNDESISPKELGPANSPGDGDKVLRATESPVIKPTLYHHHHHHQQQEPLWKPNGRTSLTPKIDEVQEPRRAACRPANRKTVSSSSLPGGNGSSDDGELSKKEVHKVAEQGRRNRLNSALTDLSSLLPPELKESIPIPSKATTVELACTYIRQLLATKNASNKA